A window of Brachybacterium fresconis contains these coding sequences:
- a CDS encoding universal stress protein, with the protein MTHPTPQSPRSTTPRITVGVFDADESDLAVRWAARHAQRVGGTLHLIHAFVWTELDVNTDPIPGMTGSGIRNAAHSLIHDALEIARADHPELPITSEIVDGSAVPVLVEASAESDVIVVGGRGLGRLLTLIVGSKSLALAARSHCPVVVARGDIEHEGPIGLVHHETAAEVVTRAADLAEAYERDIHLVVRAETTAEEAEAIRARTAEQIALSHPSIVVSDVTIAASGTAKELVHASEDASIMVVAGERIHGPDKPVAAPRQLVTVLRFANTPVWIERE; encoded by the coding sequence ATGACGCACCCCACACCGCAGTCGCCCCGGAGCACGACGCCGCGGATCACCGTGGGCGTCTTCGATGCCGATGAGTCCGACCTCGCCGTCCGCTGGGCGGCGCGCCACGCGCAGCGTGTCGGCGGCACCCTCCACCTGATCCACGCCTTCGTGTGGACCGAGCTCGACGTGAACACCGACCCGATCCCCGGGATGACCGGTTCCGGGATCCGCAACGCCGCCCACAGCCTGATCCACGACGCCCTGGAGATCGCGCGCGCCGACCATCCCGAGCTGCCGATCACCTCCGAGATCGTCGACGGCAGCGCCGTGCCCGTCCTGGTCGAGGCGAGCGCCGAATCCGATGTGATCGTGGTCGGCGGGCGGGGACTGGGTCGACTGCTGACCCTCATCGTGGGATCCAAGTCCCTCGCCCTGGCCGCCCGCTCGCACTGCCCGGTCGTCGTGGCGCGCGGGGATATCGAGCACGAGGGGCCGATCGGCCTGGTCCATCACGAGACGGCCGCCGAGGTCGTCACCCGTGCGGCGGACCTCGCCGAGGCCTACGAGCGGGACATCCATCTCGTGGTGCGCGCCGAGACCACCGCCGAGGAGGCCGAGGCGATCCGCGCCCGCACCGCGGAGCAGATCGCGCTGTCCCATCCCAGCATCGTGGTCTCCGACGTGACCATCGCCGCCTCGGGCACCGCCAAGGAATTGGTCCACGCCAGTGAGGACGCCTCGATCATGGTGGTCGCGGGGGAGCGGATCCATGGGCCGGACAAGCCGGTCGCCGCGCCGCGCCAGCTGGTCACGGTGCTCCGCTTCGCCAACACCCCGGTCTGGATCGAGCGCGAATGA
- the leuC gene encoding 3-isopropylmalate dehydratase large subunit — MAGTLAEKVWADHVVRRGENGEPDLLYIDLQLLHEVTSPQAFDGLRQEGRTPRRLDQTLATEDHNTPTIDIEKPIADITSRTQIDTLRRNAEEFGVRIHSLGDKDQGIVHVVGPQLGLTMPGITVVCGDSHTSTHGAFGALAFGIGTSEVEHVLATQTLPMTPFKTMAVTVNGSLKPGVTAKDIILAVIARIGTGGGAGYVLEYRGEAIRELSMEGRMTICNMSIEAGARAGMIAPDETTVEYVRGRPHAPQGADWDEAVASWKALRTEDDATFDSEVVIDADELEPFVTWGTNPGQGLPLSAAVPAPEDFTDDSSRNAAERALEYMDLVPGTRLKDIKIDTVFMGSCTNGRIEDLRAFASVLEGRHKHPDVRVMVVPGSARVRLQAEQEGLDEVFEAFGAEWRQAGCSMCLGMNPDQLAPGERAASTSNRNFEGRQGKGGRTHLVSPVVAAATAVRGTLSSPSDLGSPTASSDLQPVA, encoded by the coding sequence ATGGCGGGGACCCTCGCGGAGAAGGTGTGGGCGGACCACGTGGTGCGCCGCGGTGAGAACGGCGAACCGGACCTGCTGTACATCGACCTCCAGCTCCTGCACGAGGTGACCAGTCCGCAGGCCTTCGACGGGCTCCGCCAGGAGGGCCGCACCCCGCGCCGCCTGGACCAGACCCTGGCCACCGAGGACCACAACACGCCCACGATCGACATCGAGAAGCCGATCGCGGACATCACCTCGCGCACCCAGATCGACACGCTGCGGCGCAACGCGGAGGAGTTCGGCGTGCGCATCCACAGCCTCGGCGACAAGGACCAGGGCATCGTCCACGTGGTCGGCCCGCAGCTGGGGCTGACCATGCCCGGCATCACCGTCGTGTGCGGCGACTCCCACACCTCGACCCACGGCGCCTTCGGCGCGCTGGCCTTCGGCATCGGCACCAGCGAGGTCGAGCACGTGCTCGCCACCCAGACCCTGCCGATGACCCCGTTCAAGACCATGGCGGTCACCGTGAACGGGTCCTTGAAGCCGGGCGTGACCGCGAAGGACATCATCCTGGCGGTGATCGCGAGGATCGGCACCGGCGGCGGCGCGGGCTACGTGCTCGAGTACCGCGGCGAGGCGATCCGGGAGCTCTCGATGGAGGGCCGGATGACCATCTGCAACATGTCCATCGAGGCCGGCGCCCGCGCGGGCATGATCGCGCCCGACGAGACCACGGTCGAGTACGTCCGGGGTCGCCCCCACGCCCCGCAGGGTGCCGACTGGGACGAAGCGGTCGCCTCCTGGAAGGCGCTGCGCACCGAGGACGACGCGACCTTCGATTCCGAGGTCGTCATCGACGCCGACGAGCTCGAGCCCTTCGTCACCTGGGGCACCAACCCCGGTCAGGGCCTGCCGCTGTCGGCCGCCGTCCCCGCCCCCGAGGACTTCACCGACGACAGCTCCCGCAACGCGGCCGAGCGCGCCCTGGAGTACATGGACCTGGTGCCCGGCACCCGGCTGAAGGACATCAAGATCGACACGGTGTTCATGGGTTCGTGCACCAACGGCCGCATCGAGGATCTGCGCGCCTTCGCCTCCGTCCTGGAGGGCCGGCACAAGCACCCCGACGTGCGCGTCATGGTGGTGCCGGGCTCGGCCCGCGTGCGACTGCAGGCCGAGCAGGAGGGTCTGGACGAGGTGTTCGAAGCCTTCGGCGCCGAATGGCGCCAGGCCGGCTGCTCCATGTGCCTGGGCATGAATCCGGACCAGCTGGCCCCCGGTGAGCGCGCCGCCTCCACCTCCAACCGCAACTTCGAGGGGCGCCAGGGCAAGGGCGGGCGCACCCACCTGGTCTCGCCGGTGGTGGCCGCCGCCACCGCGGTGCGCGGCACGCTCTCGTCCCCGTCGGACCTCGGCTCGCCGACAGCGTCCTCCGACCTCCAGCCCGTCGCCTGA
- a CDS encoding IclR family transcriptional regulator, whose product MDKTSEENGSGVGVLDKAAVVLGALEAGPATLAQLVQSTGLARPTAHRLAVALEYHHLVTRDMQGRFILGPRLGELAAAAGEDRLLAAAGPVLAALRDHTGESAQLYRRQGDHRICVAAAERPIGLRDSVPLGSALTMRAGSAAQILLAWEEPDRLHRGLLGARFTATQLSAVRRRGWAQSIGEREPGVGSVSSPVRGPNGRVVAALSISGPIERITRQPGRLHAASVMSSANHLTELLRRAGA is encoded by the coding sequence ATGGACAAGACCTCGGAGGAGAACGGCAGCGGCGTCGGTGTGCTCGACAAGGCGGCCGTCGTGCTCGGCGCCCTGGAGGCCGGGCCCGCGACCCTGGCCCAACTCGTGCAGTCGACCGGCCTGGCCCGCCCCACCGCACATCGGCTGGCCGTGGCGCTGGAGTACCACCATCTGGTCACCCGGGACATGCAGGGCCGCTTCATCCTGGGCCCGCGCCTGGGTGAGCTGGCCGCCGCCGCGGGCGAGGACCGGCTCCTGGCCGCCGCCGGCCCGGTGCTGGCCGCCCTGCGGGACCACACCGGCGAGTCCGCCCAGCTCTACCGCCGTCAGGGCGACCACCGCATCTGCGTGGCCGCCGCCGAGCGTCCGATCGGTCTGCGCGACTCCGTGCCGCTGGGGTCGGCGCTGACCATGCGGGCCGGCTCCGCGGCACAGATCCTGCTGGCCTGGGAGGAGCCCGATCGGCTGCACCGCGGTCTGCTCGGCGCCCGCTTCACCGCCACGCAGCTCTCCGCGGTGCGCCGCCGCGGCTGGGCGCAGTCCATCGGGGAGCGGGAACCGGGCGTGGGCTCCGTCTCCTCCCCGGTGCGCGGTCCCAACGGCCGGGTCGTCGCAGCGCTGAGCATCTCGGGGCCGATCGAGCGCATCACCCGTCAGCCCGGCCGCCTGCACGCCGCGTCCGTCATGAGCTCGGCGAACCACCTCACGGAGCTGCTGCGCCGCGCCGGCGCCTGA
- the leuD gene encoding 3-isopropylmalate dehydratase small subunit: MEAFTTHTGIGVPLRRSNVDTDQIIPAVYLKRVTKTGFDDGLFHAWRTNDPEFVLNRPEYTKGSVLVAGADFGTGSSREHAVWALRDYGFQAVLSTRFAEIFRGNAGKQGLVAGVLTQDDIEQLWKILEEAPGTEVTVDLESRQVHAGDATFRFELDDYTRWRLMEGLDDIGLTLRHEQMITDFERTRPAWLPKTLPARTADAR; this comes from the coding sequence ATGGAAGCCTTCACCACTCATACCGGCATCGGCGTGCCGCTGCGCCGCAGCAACGTCGACACCGATCAGATCATCCCGGCCGTCTACCTCAAGCGCGTCACCAAGACCGGCTTCGACGACGGACTGTTCCACGCCTGGCGCACGAACGACCCCGAGTTCGTGCTGAACCGCCCCGAGTACACGAAGGGGTCCGTGCTGGTCGCCGGCGCCGACTTCGGCACCGGCTCCTCCCGCGAGCACGCCGTCTGGGCGCTGCGCGACTACGGCTTCCAGGCCGTGCTCTCGACCCGCTTCGCGGAGATCTTCCGCGGCAACGCCGGCAAGCAGGGCCTGGTCGCGGGCGTGCTCACCCAGGACGACATCGAGCAGCTGTGGAAGATCCTCGAGGAGGCACCGGGCACCGAGGTGACCGTCGACCTCGAATCCCGCCAGGTGCACGCCGGCGATGCGACCTTCCGCTTCGAGCTCGACGACTACACGCGGTGGCGGCTGATGGAGGGCCTGGACGACATCGGGCTCACGCTGCGCCACGAGCAGATGATCACCGACTTCGAGCGGACCCGCCCGGCCTGGCTGCCCAAGACGCTGCCGGCCCGGACCGCCGACGCCCGCTGA